The following coding sequences lie in one Pirellulales bacterium genomic window:
- a CDS encoding LptF/LptG family permease → MRILTRYVLFELIKVFLIALTGMTLFMVLVGVVREAYSQGLGLKQILLLIPYILPDSLRFAVPGTVLFATCSVYGRMASTNEVVAVKAQGISPWTILWPTFVFAFFLSLVAVWLNDVASGWGREGAKRVVIASVEEIVYSRLAQQRSYSSRMFSINVKAVDGRKLVEPTFTFAANDDSSPATINCEWAELKSDLVANTLTLVCYNGTIDAGGIRFFFPDKAIERVVPLDEASKRGGRLSPADVPLNRISKEIEIQQQQNEAYAARMALDAGGEMIAGDFGQLTGRSWADDQMHMTNEQSRLFRLLMEPSRRWANGFSCLFFVLIGAPMAIRMRNSDFLTSFFACFCPILVVYYPLLIFGVDQAKRGSLPGWSVWMGNVILAFSGAWLMRRVIRY, encoded by the coding sequence ATGCGCATCCTGACCCGCTATGTTCTGTTCGAGTTGATCAAGGTGTTCTTGATCGCTCTGACGGGAATGACCCTGTTCATGGTGCTGGTGGGGGTCGTGCGGGAAGCTTACTCGCAGGGGTTGGGCCTGAAGCAGATTCTGCTGTTGATCCCCTACATCCTGCCCGATTCCTTGCGGTTCGCCGTGCCCGGCACGGTGCTCTTCGCGACCTGCAGCGTTTACGGCCGGATGGCATCGACAAACGAAGTCGTGGCCGTGAAGGCGCAAGGCATTTCGCCTTGGACGATTTTGTGGCCGACGTTCGTCTTCGCGTTTTTCCTGAGCCTCGTCGCCGTTTGGCTAAACGACGTTGCGTCGGGCTGGGGACGCGAAGGGGCCAAGCGGGTCGTGATCGCGTCGGTCGAAGAAATCGTCTACTCGCGATTGGCACAGCAACGGTCCTATAGCTCGCGGATGTTTTCGATCAACGTCAAGGCCGTCGATGGGCGGAAACTTGTCGAGCCGACATTCACCTTTGCGGCCAACGACGACAGCTCGCCCGCCACCATCAACTGCGAATGGGCCGAGTTGAAAAGCGATCTCGTCGCCAACACACTGACGCTCGTCTGCTACAACGGCACGATCGACGCCGGCGGAATCCGCTTCTTCTTTCCCGACAAAGCCATCGAGCGCGTCGTGCCGCTCGACGAGGCCAGCAAACGCGGCGGACGCTTAAGCCCAGCCGACGTGCCGCTCAATCGAATCTCCAAGGAAATCGAGATTCAGCAGCAGCAAAACGAAGCCTACGCCGCGCGAATGGCGCTCGATGCGGGGGGCGAAATGATCGCGGGCGACTTCGGCCAACTCACCGGCCGAAGCTGGGCCGACGACCAGATGCACATGACGAACGAACAATCGCGGTTGTTCCGGCTGCTGATGGAACCTTCGCGGCGTTGGGCCAACGGATTCAGTTGCCTGTTCTTCGTGCTGATCGGCGCACCGATGGCGATTCGCATGCGCAACAGCGATTTTCTCACCAGCTTTTTCGCCTGTTTTTGCCCGATCCTGGTCGTCTACTATCCGCTCTTGATCTTCGGCGTCGACCAGGCCAAACGGGGCTCGCTGCCCGGCTGGTCGGTGTGGATGGGCAATGTCATTCTCGCGTTCTCCGGCGCTTGGCTGATGCGCCGCGTGATCCGCTATTAA
- a CDS encoding DegT/DnrJ/EryC1/StrS family aminotransferase, whose product MNIPLVDLKAQYQSIRVEVNAALQSVLDETCFILGPPVARFETSFAAFCGVEHCVGVASGTDALQLIFRAIDLRPGDEVILPAFTFVATALGVSLAGGQPVLVDVRREDGLIDPEKIEAAITPHTRAILPVHLYGRCAEMDRIHEIAADHHLLVIEDACQAHGATYHGRPAGSLGHAAAFSFYPGKNLGAYGDGGAITTPNAELADRLRLMRNWGSRKKYHHEEVAFNSRLDSVQAAVLEVKLLRLAEWNARRRSHAAAYGQRLARRGDVVLPPEAAAGCSDAWHLYVIRVADRAAKLQAFEAGGIGAGIHYPFPVHRLKAYRHLQPSGRSLREAERWADECLSLPIYPELTDRQIDYVVDHLHTERVLRAA is encoded by the coding sequence ATGAACATCCCCCTAGTCGATCTCAAAGCCCAGTATCAATCGATTCGCGTCGAGGTCAATGCGGCGCTGCAGAGCGTGCTGGATGAAACGTGTTTTATTCTCGGGCCGCCCGTGGCGCGGTTCGAAACCAGCTTTGCGGCGTTTTGCGGCGTCGAGCATTGCGTCGGCGTGGCCAGCGGCACCGACGCGTTGCAATTGATCTTTCGCGCGATCGATCTGCGGCCGGGCGATGAGGTGATCCTGCCGGCCTTCACGTTCGTCGCCACGGCCCTGGGCGTGAGCCTCGCCGGCGGGCAGCCGGTGCTCGTGGACGTTCGCCGCGAAGACGGCCTGATCGATCCCGAAAAAATCGAGGCGGCCATCACGCCCCACACGCGCGCCATTCTGCCCGTGCATCTCTACGGCCGCTGCGCCGAGATGGATCGGATTCATGAAATCGCGGCAGACCACCATCTGCTGGTAATCGAAGACGCCTGCCAGGCACATGGCGCGACCTATCACGGCCGGCCGGCCGGATCGCTCGGGCATGCCGCCGCGTTCAGCTTTTATCCTGGAAAAAATCTCGGCGCCTACGGCGATGGCGGCGCCATCACCACGCCGAATGCCGAATTGGCGGATCGGCTGCGCCTGATGCGCAATTGGGGTTCGCGAAAGAAATACCATCACGAAGAGGTGGCCTTCAACAGCCGGCTCGACTCGGTGCAAGCCGCCGTGCTGGAAGTGAAACTACTGCGGCTCGCGGAATGGAATGCCCGGCGGCGCTCGCATGCGGCCGCCTATGGCCAGCGGCTTGCGCGGCGGGGCGATGTGGTTCTGCCGCCCGAGGCCGCCGCCGGTTGCAGCGACGCCTGGCACTTGTACGTCATCCGCGTCGCCGATCGCGCGGCCAAGCTGCAAGCATTCGAAGCCGGCGGGATCGGGGCGGGCATCCATTATCCGTTTCCGGTGCATCGGCTGAAGGCCTATCGGCATTTGCAGCCCAGCGGCCGATCGCTGCGCGAAGCGGAGCGTTGGGCCGACGAATGTTTGAGCCTGCCGATCTATCCGGAATTGACAGATCGGCAGATCGACTACGTCGTCGATCACTTGCACACGGAGCGGGTGCTGCGGGCCGCGTAA